The following coding sequences are from one Oncorhynchus clarkii lewisi isolate Uvic-CL-2024 chromosome 20, UVic_Ocla_1.0, whole genome shotgun sequence window:
- the LOC139376831 gene encoding PHD finger protein 10 has product MATVLPPRPCDSNPATPGAQSIKDDIEEVSNDGSQAPKRRRMGSGDSSRSCDTSSQELGPTYFSAENLTEYRWPSDGSGEYYMLQEQVSEYLGVTSFKRKYPDLERRDLSHKEKLYLREQNVITETQCTLGLTALRSDEVIDLMIKEYPGKHAEYSVILQERERQRIAKEYSKMQQQNPQKVEASKVPEYIKKAAKKAAEFNSNFNRERMEERRAYFDLQTHIIQVPQGRYKVLPPERTKTGPYPVALIPGQFQDYYKRYSPNELRYLPLNTALFEPPLDPELPALDSDGDSDDADENKGEEGKKNSDSSSGNTSDGDSQDSGVQSKGKVKDRTATPAKDATPRLNQHKSVPGYKPKVIPNAICGICQKGKESNKKGKPEALIHCSQCKNSGHPSCLDMSEELVGLIKTYPWQCMECKTCTVCEQPHHEEEMMFCDKCDRGFHTFCVGLDSIPLGCWVCECCIKELSTPKKKGGIKTPKKSKSAHK; this is encoded by the exons ATGGCTACAGTTCTTCCACCCAGACCTTGCGATAGCAACCCTGCAACCCCGGGAGCCCAGTCTATAAAG GATGACATTGAGGAAGTTTCCAATGATGGCAGTCAAGCTCCAAAAAGGCGGCGCATGGGTTCAGGCGACAGTTCCAGAAGTTGCGACACCTCCAGTCAGGAACTTGG GCCCACATACTTCTCAGCAGAAAATCTGACTGAGTACAGGTGGCCCTCAGATGGCAGTGGGGAGTACTATATGTTGCAAGAACAAGTCAGTGAATATCTGGGAGTGACTTCATTCAAGCGAAAATATCCAG aTTTGGAAAGGAGAGACCTCTCCCACAAGGAGAAGCTATATCTGAGGGAGCAAAATGTCATCACCGAGACACAGTGCACCTTGG GTTTGACTGCTTTACGAAGTGATGAAGTAATTGATTTAATGATCAAGGAGTACCCGGGCAAACATGCTGAGTATTCTGTCATTCTCCAAGAGAGGGAGCGTCAGAGGATAGCAAAAGAGTACTCT AAAATGCAGCAACAAAACCCTCAGAAGGTTGAAGCCAGTAAAGTGCCAGAGTACATAAAGAAAGCTGCCAAGAAAGCTGCAGAGTTCAACAGTAACTTCAACCGGGAAAGGATGGAAGAGAGAAGGGCATATTTTGACCTTCAGAcacat ATTATCCAAGTACCCCAAGGGAGGTATAAAGTTCTTCCTCCAGAGAGAACCAAGACTGGACCCTATCCAGTAGCCCTCATCCCTGGGCAGTTCCAGGACTATTACAAAAG GTACTCTCCCAATGAGCTGCGCTACTTGCCCCTGAACACAGCCCTGTTCGAGCCCCCCCTTGACCCGGAGCTGCCTGCCCTGGACAGCGATGGGGACTCGGATGATGCAGATGAAAACAAGGGAGAAGAGGGCAAGAAAAATTCA GACAGCTCATCTGGAAACACCTCAGATGGGGACAGTCAGGACAGTGGAGTGCAGTCAAAGGGCAAGGTCAAGGACAGGACTGCCACCCCGGCTAAAGATGCCACCCCACGCCTCAACCAACACAAATCTGTCCCTGGGTACAAG CCTAAGGTCATACCCAATGCTATTTGTGGCATTTGCCAGAAGGGTAAGGAGTCCAACAAGAAAGGAAAGCCAGAAGCTCTCATTCACTGCTCACAGTGTAAGAACAGTG gtcACCCATCGTGCCTGGATATGAGTGAGGAGCTGGTGGGCCTGATTAAGACCTACCCGTGGCAGTGTATGGAGTGTAAGACGTGCACGGTGTGTGAGCAGCCCCAccacgaggaggagatgatgTTCTGTGACAAGTGTGACCGGGGCTTCCACACCTTCTGCGTGGGCCTAGACTCCATCCCTCTAG GTTGCTGGGTTTGTGAGTGTTGCATCAAGGAGCTCTCAACGCCCAAGAAAAAAGGAGGAATAAAAACACCCAAAAAGTCTAAATCTGCACACAAATAG